Genomic DNA from Pistricoccus aurantiacus:
GGTGATCGGCTGCATGGCCAACCCCTTCTACGGCCAGGCGGGCATCGAGCCGCTGATCATCGACAAGTTCAAGGATCCCAAGCATCTGGGGCTCTATGTGGCGGTGGACGGCTTCATCAACGAGACCAACCGCTACGCGGACTACATCGTGCCGGACTCGGTGATGTACGAAGTCTGGGGGTTTACCGGCGCCTGGAGCGGCGTGCTCAGCAAGATGACCACCGCCTGCTGGCCGATCGTCGAACCGCGCCAGCAGAAGACCGAGGACGGCGAGCCGGTGAGCATGGACAGCTTCTTCATCGCCGTTGCCAAGCGCCTTGGCCTGCCGGGGTTTGGCGACAACGCCATTCCCGGCGCGGACGGCAAGGTTTACCCGCTCGACCGAGCGGAGGACTACTACCTACGCGCCGCCGCCAATATCGCCTTCATGAACGAGCCGCTGCCCGCGGCCAGCGAAAGCGACATTCTGCACGGCGGCGTTCAGCCGCTGCTGTCGAAACTCGAGCGCACGCTTCCCGCAGCCGAGCGCGGCCCGGTGGCTTATCTGTACTCTCGAGGCGGCCGCTTCCAGGATCACGACGAGGTGTATGTCAAAAACGACAAGCTCGGCAATGCCTGGACCAAGCCGCTTTGCGTCTACAACGAACAGGTCGGCACCGCCATCGACAGCCAGAACGGCAGGCCGTACATCGGCACGCCCTGTCTGCGCCTGCCGCAGCTCAGCGACGGTCGCGGGCTGCGGGAGGTATTCAGCGAAAGCGACTGGCCGCTGCTGGCGTTCTCCTACAAGTCCAACATCATGAACTCCTACGCCATCGGCCTGGAACGGCTGCGCATGATCAAGCCCTACAACCCGGTTTTGATGCATACGGAAGACGCCAAGGCGAGGGGTATTTCCCATGGCGACACGGTGCGTATTTCCAGCCCCGGCGGTGAAGTGATCGGCCTGGCACTGGTCAGCGAGGGGGTGATGAAAGGCGCGCTGGGCATCGAGCACAGCTACGGCCACACCGAACTCGGCGGCAGCGAGCACGTCATCGACGGCGAGGCCATGGAGTCCCTGGAATGGGTTCGCGCCGGGGTCAATATCAACGACCTCGGCTTCGCCGACCCCACCCGCAAGGTGATGGGCACCTGGCTTGAAGGCGTCAGCGGCGCCAGTATCCGACAGGGGCTGCCGATTCAGGTCGAACGTATGGAGGCTTGAAGGCGCTTTTCACGAGAGCTTTTAACTAAAACCGGGAAGCGGTCCGAAAGGGCCGCTTTTTTAGTTTATGTCTTTTGTGATGATGCTAGTACTACAGTTGCAGATAATCGCTGAGCGGCATGGATACCACAGCCCCTATTGCCCGCAGTCGTCTCACCCAGTGATGATACTGGGCGATGCGCTGATGCCACCGACGCCAGAGGGACCAGCGCAAGGCACTCTCAATTCCTCGTCGTCGCCAGGCAACGGCAGTGAGACACAGCCATCGCCGCATTTCGGCCAGAGAGAGGACCACGGGCCTTGCCCACCCAGGCTCAGCAACAGGCTTTTTTTCAACTGGCGACGGCGCAGCGTGACCAGCAAGGCATAGGCGGCCATCACCCGCGTGATATGACGATGCCAGCCTGTCCACGTCCGTACTTCATACTGATCCAGGCCCAGTTGGGACTTGCTCTCCTGGAAACAGCGCTCGATATTCCACCGCGCCCCGGCGGCCAACGTCAGATCCGCCAGTGACGTGCCCTCGGGGGCGAAAGTGAGGTATGCCGTCATCGCCCGCTTATCCTCCAGAGAGCGCCGTACCAACACCCCACGCTACCACCCTTGGAATGGCCCCGGATTGATGGCCAGAAACGCCCAGTCAGACAGCCGCGGTCCCTGGCTCCCGGCGCCCGCGCTAAGCCGGGTCCAGTCGAACTCGGCATTCTCCTGCAATACCGTCAGCAGATCACCGACCTTGCGTTGCTCCAGTCCCCGCCACACATGGGTCTTGCGGCTGACCGCCATCACGTAGCCCTGGTCGCGTTCCTCCAGGGCCCAGCGTAGCTGAAAGGACTCGCCATAAACGGCATCGCCTGTCACCCAGCGGGCCGTAACCCCGCTGTCCAGCGCATGGACCAGCATGTCCCGGGCCAGTGCCGTCTTGGGCTTGTGACCCACCGTCTCGGGAATGCCCGCCTGGCGGCAGCGTTTGCGATCCTCTGCCCAATCCCGAGGAAGGAACAGAGTGCGATCGATCAGGCCCTGACCCCAGCAGCTGGCATAACCGAGAAACACGCCGATCTGACAGTTTTCGATCCGGCCGGCGGTCCCGCTGTACTGGCGCTTGACGCCTGCCGAATGCCGGCCCTTCTTGAGGAATCCCGTCTCATCGACCACCAGCACCCCATCATCATCGCGCAAGGCCTGGTAGACGCGTTGTTGTACGGCATCGCGGGCCCCGTCTTCGTCCCAGCGAGCGCGGTTGATCAGATGCTGGAAGCCGTAGGGGCGTGTGTCGCCCTGGTGCTCGGCCAGTTGCCAGCTGTTGCGTCGTTCGATGTCTCCCAGCAAGCCGCGCAGATACGCACCCAGGCGTTCTCTTGCCTCGGCACGCTTGACATAACCGCCCAGTTCCGCCACCCAGGAAGACAGTTCCGATTCCCAGACATGGGCTTGCTCACGCAGACCCTCAGGGGTCAGGAGGTCATTCAGCATGGCATACCTCACTCACGATTAGGTGACCAACAAAGTATAGCGTTTATCTACAACCGTAGTACTAGAGCGCGCCTTGCCGGGGCCAGCAGCACCCAAGCATGCCATCAAGCGAGTCGATCGGTTGCTGGGTAATCCTCACCTCCATCAGGAACGCCCTCTGTTTTATTGGCTCGTGGCGTCGCTGCTGATCGGGCACACGACCCGTCCACGGATTCTGGTGGAGTGGTCACCGATCGATGACCGTAGCCAGTGGTTCTTGCTGCGAGCTGCCGTGCCATTTGCCGGGCGTTCGCTACCGATTTTCGAAAAGGTCCACCACAAGGATGGCTGCCAACACTGTGAAGCGTACTTACTCACGGCCTTGGCCGAGATCCTGCCGACCGATGCAACGCCGATCCTCGTCACCGATGCGGGCTTTCACAACCCCTGGTTCA
This window encodes:
- a CDS encoding IS701 family transposase, giving the protein MLNDLLTPEGLREQAHVWESELSSWVAELGGYVKRAEARERLGAYLRGLLGDIERRNSWQLAEHQGDTRPYGFQHLINRARWDEDGARDAVQQRVYQALRDDDGVLVVDETGFLKKGRHSAGVKRQYSGTAGRIENCQIGVFLGYASCWGQGLIDRTLFLPRDWAEDRKRCRQAGIPETVGHKPKTALARDMLVHALDSGVTARWVTGDAVYGESFQLRWALEERDQGYVMAVSRKTHVWRGLEQRKVGDLLTVLQENAEFDWTRLSAGAGSQGPRLSDWAFLAINPGPFQGW
- a CDS encoding IS4 family transposase, translated to MPGPAAPKHAIKRVDRLLGNPHLHQERPLFYWLVASLLIGHTTRPRILVEWSPIDDRSQWFLLRAAVPFAGRSLPIFEKVHHKDGCQHCEAYLLTALAEILPTDATPILVTDAGFHNPWFKAVEARGWYYVGGVRSPTRCQVPGDEWQPVADLFSQAASVPRALGAVKIAESNPLTAHLVLYHRPPQGRKHRNKRGQVSQDSRSRAIAQRQKEP